From a single Rhodospirillales bacterium genomic region:
- a CDS encoding YihY/virulence factor BrkB family protein — MVALRRKSKDKADEPKQPSGRSAARPSQIPRRGWREILWRVKDEVSRDNVDLIAAGVAFYGLLAIFPGIAALVAIFGLVMDPATVQAQMQQLTGMIPEAGRSIIEGQLTAVAAKPAQSLGLVAIGSILLALWSATKGTKALMRALNITYREDEKRNFLKFNATALLLTLGAIIGTIVTLALIVVVPALLDSVGGNLGLGDAAQWLISVLRWPILLVLAMIAFAALYRYGPSRRAPRWRWVSWGASGAVILWVGVSMLFSWYVSAFDSYNETYGSLGAVVILLMWFYISAYVFLLAAEINAEMEHQTAKDTTVGAEKPLGKRGAFAADHAAGRS; from the coding sequence ATGGTTGCGCTGAGACGGAAGAGCAAAGACAAGGCGGATGAACCGAAGCAGCCCTCCGGCCGCTCTGCTGCGCGGCCGTCGCAGATTCCCCGGCGGGGGTGGCGGGAGATATTGTGGCGGGTGAAGGACGAGGTGTCGCGGGACAACGTCGATCTGATCGCCGCCGGCGTCGCCTTCTACGGGCTGCTGGCCATCTTCCCCGGCATCGCCGCCCTGGTCGCCATCTTCGGCCTGGTCATGGACCCGGCGACGGTTCAGGCCCAGATGCAGCAACTCACCGGCATGATTCCCGAGGCCGGGCGCTCGATCATCGAAGGCCAACTCACCGCCGTCGCCGCCAAGCCGGCGCAGAGCCTCGGCCTGGTCGCCATCGGCAGCATCCTGCTCGCCTTGTGGTCCGCCACCAAGGGCACCAAGGCGCTGATGAGGGCCCTCAACATCACCTACCGCGAAGACGAGAAGCGCAACTTCCTCAAGTTCAACGCGACCGCCCTCTTGCTCACTCTCGGCGCGATCATCGGCACCATCGTCACCCTGGCGCTCATCGTGGTGGTGCCGGCTTTGCTTGACAGTGTCGGGGGCAATCTCGGCCTCGGCGATGCGGCGCAGTGGCTGATCTCCGTCCTTCGCTGGCCGATCTTGCTGGTTCTGGCGATGATCGCGTTCGCCGCCCTCTATCGCTACGGGCCGAGCCGCCGGGCGCCGCGCTGGCGCTGGGTGAGCTGGGGAGCGTCCGGGGCGGTGATCCTCTGGGTCGGTGTTTCCATGCTGTTCTCATGGTACGTGTCCGCGTTCGACAGCTACAACGAGACGTACGGTTCGCTCGGCGCCGTGGTCATTCTGCTGATGTGGTTCTACATCAGCGCCTATGTCTTTCTGCTAGCTGCCGAGATCAACGCCGAGATGGAGCACCAGACCGCGAAGGACACCACCGTGGGGGCGGAGAAGCCGCTGGGCAAGCGCGGCGCGTTCGCCGCCGACCACGCCGCAGGCCGCAGCTGA
- a CDS encoding DUF202 domain-containing protein, which yields MSQPGQDPASDRNALAEDRNLLAIERTFAAWLRTGLGGLAVGVAFERLFPDTDPVWISKAGATCLITLAIGIFLFSLREYLRALRRLDPHTLPKLPVAIPVILVALAAAAAVIAGMVLWFF from the coding sequence ATGAGCCAGCCCGGTCAGGACCCCGCCAGTGACCGCAACGCGTTGGCGGAGGATCGCAATCTGCTCGCGATCGAAAGGACGTTCGCCGCCTGGCTCCGCACCGGGCTCGGCGGGCTCGCGGTCGGCGTGGCCTTCGAGCGGTTGTTCCCGGATACCGATCCCGTATGGATCTCCAAGGCGGGCGCCACGTGTCTCATCACCCTCGCAATCGGCATATTTCTCTTCAGCCTCCGCGAGTATCTGCGGGCGCTCCGCCGCCTCGACCCGCATACGCTGCCGAAGCTGCCGGTAGCGATACCGGTCATCCTCGTCGCTCTGGCGGCCGCTGCTGCCGTCATCGCCGGAATGGTCTTGTGGTTTTTCTAG
- the kdsA gene encoding 3-deoxy-8-phosphooctulonate synthase: MNAPRRVPVGSVTIGNDLPLVLIAGPCAMESRGHALECAHALAEMARRLGLGLIYKTSFDKANRTSLGGARGVGMAAALPVMAEIRAVTGLPVLTDVHTAEQCAPVAEAVDVLQIPAFLCRQTDLLVAAAVAGRAVNVKKGQFLAPWDMASVVAKIRDSGNDHVLVTERGASFGYNTLVSDMRALPILAATGCPVVFDATHSVQQPGGKGTASGGDRRFAPVLARAAAAVGVAAVFIETHPDPDRAPSDGPNMIAMRDLPAILQVLIELDRIAKANPVRLDEQGSRPG; encoded by the coding sequence ATGAACGCGCCGCGACGCGTCCCCGTCGGATCCGTCACGATCGGCAACGATCTGCCGCTGGTGCTCATCGCCGGCCCGTGCGCGATGGAGAGCCGCGGCCACGCCCTGGAGTGCGCCCATGCCTTGGCCGAGATGGCGCGGCGCCTCGGGCTCGGACTGATCTACAAGACGTCCTTCGACAAGGCCAACCGCACCAGTCTCGGCGGCGCGCGCGGCGTCGGCATGGCGGCGGCGCTGCCGGTGATGGCGGAGATCCGCGCCGTGACCGGACTTCCGGTGCTGACCGACGTTCACACCGCCGAGCAGTGCGCGCCCGTGGCGGAAGCGGTGGACGTGCTGCAGATCCCCGCCTTCCTTTGCCGCCAGACCGATTTGCTCGTCGCCGCCGCCGTCGCCGGTCGTGCGGTGAACGTCAAGAAGGGCCAGTTCCTGGCTCCCTGGGACATGGCGAGCGTGGTCGCCAAGATCCGCGACTCCGGCAACGACCATGTGCTGGTCACCGAACGCGGCGCCAGCTTCGGGTACAACACGCTGGTCAGCGACATGCGGGCGCTGCCGATTCTGGCGGCGACCGGCTGCCCGGTGGTGTTCGACGCCACCCACTCGGTGCAGCAGCCGGGGGGCAAGGGAACCGCATCGGGCGGCGACCGCCGCTTCGCCCCGGTTCTGGCCCGCGCCGCCGCCGCCGTCGGCGTTGCGGCAGTGTTCATCGAGACCCACCCCGATCCCGACCGCGCGCCGTCCGACGGCCCCAACATGATCGCCATGCGGGATCTGCCGGCGATCCTCCAGGTGCTCATTGAGTTGGACCGCATCGCCAAGGCAAATCCGGTGCGCCTGGACGAGCAAGGCTCGCGTCCTGGATAA
- the rpsL gene encoding 30S ribosomal protein S12 → MPTINQLVRGARKSPAVRNKVPALEQCPQKRGVCTRVYTTTPKKPNSALRKVARVRLTNGFEVTSYIPGEGHNLQEHSVVLIRGGRVKDLPGVRYHIIRGTLDTQGVSNRRQRRSKYGAKRPK, encoded by the coding sequence ATGCCAACGATCAACCAACTCGTCCGCGGTGCGCGCAAATCGCCTGCAGTCCGCAACAAGGTTCCGGCGCTCGAGCAGTGTCCGCAGAAGCGCGGCGTCTGCACGCGCGTCTACACCACCACGCCGAAGAAGCCGAACTCGGCGCTTCGCAAGGTGGCGCGCGTGCGCCTGACCAACGGTTTCGAGGTCACCAGCTACATCCCTGGCGAGGGGCACAACCTGCAGGAACACTCGGTGGTGCTGATTCGTGGCGGCCGCGTCAAAGACCTGCCCGGCGTCCGCTACCACATCATTCGCGGCACCCTCGACACCCAGGGCGTCTCCAACCGCCGTCAGCGCCGATCCAAGTACGGCGCCAAGCGGCCCAAGTAG
- the rpsG gene encoding 30S ribosomal protein S7: MSRRHAAEVRQILPDPKYGDVVLTKFTNGLMLQGKKSVAERIVYGAFDVIEKKTRQDPLKVFHDAIENVKPQVEVRSRRVGGATYQVPVEVRALRRQSLAIRWLVDLSRRRSETTMVDRLAAELMDAANSRGAAVKKREDTHRMAEANKAFSHYRW; the protein is encoded by the coding sequence ATGTCCCGCCGCCACGCCGCCGAAGTCCGCCAGATCCTGCCGGATCCGAAGTACGGGGACGTCGTCCTCACGAAATTCACCAACGGCCTGATGCTGCAAGGCAAGAAGTCCGTTGCGGAACGCATCGTCTATGGCGCGTTCGACGTGATCGAGAAGAAGACCCGTCAGGATCCGCTCAAGGTGTTCCACGACGCCATCGAGAACGTCAAACCGCAGGTCGAGGTGCGGTCGCGCCGGGTCGGCGGCGCCACGTATCAGGTGCCGGTGGAAGTGCGCGCGCTGCGCCGTCAGTCGCTCGCCATCCGCTGGCTGGTCGACCTGTCGCGCAGGCGTTCGGAGACCACCATGGTGGATCGTCTGGCCGCGGAGCTGATGGACGCAGCCAACAGCCGCGGCGCGGCGGTGAAGAAACGCGAGGACACCCATCGGATGGCGGAGGCCAACAAGGCCTTCTCCCATTACCGCTGGTAG
- the fusA gene encoding elongation factor G has product MPRTTPLDRYRNIGIMAHIDAGKTTTTERILFYTGRSYKIGEVHEGTATMDWMEQEQERGITITSAATTCSWREHRINIIDTPGHVDFTIEVERSLRVLDGAVTVFDGVAGVEPQSETVWRQADKYGVPRLCFVNKLDRMGADYFRCIDMIRERLGALPVVLQLPIGSEQDFAGVVDLLRMKGIVWKDESLGAEFVVGDIPADLADQAADYRHRLIEAVVEQDEAALEAYLEGNEPDEATLIRCIRKGTIGNVFVPVVCGTAFKNKGVQPLLDAVVDFLPSPTDVEAIKGVKHGTDDEIKRHNSDEEPFSALAFKIMSDPFVGSLTFIRIYSGVVNTGDMIRNTIKEKQERVGRMLLMHANTREDIKEARSGDIVALAGLKQTTTGDTLCDPKHPVVLERMEFPEPVIEVAVEPKTKGDQEKMGVALSRLASEDPSFRVTSDPESGQTVIKGMGELHLEILVDRMKREYKVDANVGAPQVAYRETISRHYEVDYTHKKQTGGAGQFARVEIHFDPLEPGSGFQFESAVVGGSVPREFIPGVQKGLTLARESGVLTGFPVIDFKATLVDGASHDVDSSVLAFEIAARAAFREGMAKAGPKLLEPLMRVEVVTPEDYMGDIIGDLNSRRGQISNMDQRGNARVITALVPLSNMFGYVNTLRSMSQGRAQYHMEFDRYAEVPQQISEEVRQRLAG; this is encoded by the coding sequence ATGCCGCGCACAACCCCCCTCGATCGTTATCGCAACATCGGCATCATGGCTCACATCGATGCCGGCAAGACGACGACGACCGAGCGCATCCTCTTCTACACCGGACGGTCCTACAAGATCGGCGAGGTCCACGAGGGCACCGCCACCATGGACTGGATGGAGCAGGAGCAGGAGCGGGGCATCACGATCACGTCGGCGGCGACCACCTGCTCGTGGCGCGAACACCGCATCAACATCATCGACACCCCGGGTCACGTGGACTTCACCATCGAGGTGGAGCGCAGCCTGCGGGTGCTCGACGGCGCGGTCACCGTGTTCGATGGCGTTGCCGGGGTCGAGCCGCAGTCGGAGACGGTGTGGCGGCAGGCCGACAAATACGGGGTGCCGCGGCTCTGCTTCGTCAACAAGCTGGATCGCATGGGCGCGGACTACTTTCGCTGTATCGACATGATCCGCGAGCGCCTCGGCGCCCTGCCGGTGGTTTTGCAGTTGCCGATCGGCAGCGAGCAGGATTTCGCCGGCGTGGTCGACCTGCTGCGCATGAAGGGCATTGTCTGGAAGGACGAATCCCTCGGGGCGGAGTTCGTGGTTGGTGACATTCCTGCCGACCTTGCGGACCAGGCGGCGGACTACCGGCATCGGCTGATCGAGGCCGTGGTCGAACAGGACGAAGCGGCGCTGGAAGCCTATCTGGAAGGCAACGAGCCCGATGAAGCGACCCTGATCCGCTGCATCCGGAAGGGCACCATCGGCAACGTCTTCGTCCCGGTCGTGTGCGGCACCGCATTCAAGAACAAAGGCGTGCAGCCGCTGCTCGACGCGGTCGTCGACTTCCTTCCGTCGCCGACCGACGTGGAGGCGATCAAGGGGGTAAAGCACGGCACGGACGACGAGATCAAACGCCACAACTCGGACGAGGAGCCGTTCTCGGCGCTGGCGTTCAAGATCATGAGCGATCCGTTCGTCGGCAGCCTGACGTTCATTCGCATCTATTCCGGCGTCGTCAACACGGGCGACATGATCCGCAACACCATCAAGGAAAAGCAGGAACGGGTCGGCCGCATGCTGTTGATGCACGCGAACACCCGCGAGGACATCAAGGAAGCGCGATCCGGCGACATCGTAGCCTTGGCCGGCCTCAAGCAGACCACCACCGGCGACACGCTGTGCGATCCGAAGCATCCGGTGGTGCTCGAGCGCATGGAGTTTCCGGAGCCAGTGATCGAGGTCGCGGTCGAGCCGAAGACCAAGGGCGACCAGGAAAAGATGGGCGTCGCGCTCTCCCGCCTCGCCAGCGAAGACCCGTCGTTCCGGGTGACCTCCGATCCCGAGAGCGGGCAGACGGTCATCAAGGGCATGGGCGAGTTGCACCTGGAGATCCTCGTCGACCGCATGAAGCGGGAATACAAGGTAGACGCCAACGTCGGCGCGCCGCAGGTGGCCTATCGCGAGACCATCTCGCGGCACTACGAGGTGGACTACACCCACAAGAAACAGACCGGCGGCGCCGGCCAGTTTGCGCGGGTCGAGATTCATTTCGATCCGCTGGAGCCGGGCTCCGGTTTCCAGTTCGAAAGCGCCGTAGTCGGCGGATCCGTGCCGCGGGAGTTCATTCCGGGGGTGCAGAAGGGCCTGACTTTGGCGCGCGAATCGGGCGTTCTAACCGGGTTCCCGGTGATCGACTTCAAGGCGACGCTGGTCGATGGCGCGTCGCACGACGTCGACTCCAGCGTGCTGGCCTTCGAGATCGCGGCGCGGGCAGCGTTCCGCGAGGGCATGGCCAAGGCCGGGCCCAAGCTGCTGGAGCCGCTGATGCGGGTCGAGGTGGTGACGCCGGAGGACTACATGGGCGACATCATCGGCGACCTCAACAGCCGCCGCGGCCAGATCTCGAACATGGACCAGCGCGGCAACGCGCGGGTGATCACGGCGCTGGTGCCGCTCTCGAACATGTTCGGGTACGTCAATACGCTGCGCTCGATGAGTCAGGGGCGCGCCCAGTACCACATGGAATTTGACCGCTACGCGGAAGTTCCGCAGCAAATCTCGGAGGAAGTCCGGCAACGGCTGGCAGGATAA
- the tuf gene encoding elongation factor Tu yields the protein MAKAKFQRTKPHCNVGTIGHVDHGKTTLTAAITKILAETGGASFIPFDQIDKAPEEKARGITISTAHVEYETANRHYAHVDCPGHADYVKNMITGAAQMDGAILVVSAADGPMPQTREHILLARQVGVPAIVVYLNKVDQVDDPELLELVELELRELLSSYDFPGDDIPIVKGSALFALEGGDRTMGKSSILELMEAVDSYIPQPERPKDQPFLMPIEDVFSISGRGTVVTGRVERGIIKVGEEVAIVGIRPTTKTICTGVEMFRKLLDQGEAGDNIGVLLRGTKRDDVERGQVLAKPGTITPHTKFSCEAYILTKDEGGRHTPFFANYRPQFYFRTTDVTGTVNLPSGTEMVMPGDNISMEVQLISPIAMDEGLRFAIREGGRTVGAGVVAKIIE from the coding sequence ATGGCGAAGGCGAAGTTTCAGCGGACGAAGCCGCACTGCAATGTTGGGACGATTGGTCATGTGGATCATGGCAAGACGACGTTGACGGCGGCGATCACCAAGATTTTGGCGGAGACGGGTGGGGCGTCGTTCATTCCGTTCGACCAGATCGACAAGGCGCCGGAGGAGAAGGCGCGCGGGATCACGATTTCGACGGCGCATGTGGAGTACGAGACGGCGAACCGGCACTATGCGCATGTGGATTGTCCGGGCCATGCGGACTACGTGAAGAACATGATCACGGGCGCGGCGCAGATGGACGGGGCGATCTTGGTGGTGTCGGCGGCGGACGGGCCGATGCCGCAGACCCGCGAGCACATTCTTCTGGCGCGCCAGGTGGGTGTTCCGGCGATTGTTGTGTATTTGAACAAGGTGGACCAGGTCGACGATCCGGAGCTTTTGGAGCTGGTGGAGCTGGAGCTTCGGGAGCTTTTGTCGAGCTATGATTTTCCGGGGGACGACATTCCGATCGTCAAGGGCTCGGCGCTGTTTGCTTTGGAGGGCGGCGACCGGACGATGGGCAAGAGCTCGATCCTGGAGCTGATGGAGGCGGTTGACAGCTACATTCCGCAGCCGGAGCGGCCCAAGGACCAGCCGTTCCTGATGCCGATCGAAGACGTGTTCTCGATCTCCGGGCGCGGCACGGTGGTGACCGGCCGGGTCGAGCGCGGCATCATCAAGGTCGGCGAGGAGGTGGCGATCGTCGGCATCCGGCCGACGACCAAGACGATCTGCACGGGCGTCGAGATGTTCCGGAAGCTTCTGGATCAGGGCGAGGCGGGCGACAACATCGGGGTTCTTCTGCGCGGCACCAAGCGCGACGACGTGGAGCGCGGCCAGGTTCTGGCCAAGCCGGGGACGATCACGCCGCACACCAAGTTCTCGTGCGAGGCGTACATCCTGACGAAGGACGAGGGCGGCCGCCACACGCCGTTCTTCGCCAACTACCGCCCGCAGTTCTACTTCCGGACCACGGACGTGACCGGGACGGTGAACCTGCCGTCGGGGACGGAGATGGTGATGCCGGGGGACAACATCTCGATGGAGGTGCAACTCATCTCGCCGATCGCCATGGACGAGGGGCTCCGCTTCGCCATCCGCGAGGGCGGCCGCACCGTCGGCGCCGGCGTCGTCGCCAAGATCATCGAATAG
- the rpsJ gene encoding 30S ribosomal protein S10, translated as MENQNIRIGLKAFDHRVLDQSAREIVNTARRTGAQVIGPIPLPTRMERFTVLRSPHIDKKSREQFEIRTHKRVLDIVDPTPQTVDALMKLDLAAGVDVEIKL; from the coding sequence ATGGAAAACCAGAACATTCGCATCGGGCTCAAGGCGTTCGATCATCGCGTGCTCGATCAGTCGGCGCGCGAGATCGTCAACACCGCCCGTCGCACCGGTGCGCAGGTCATCGGTCCGATCCCGCTCCCGACCCGCATGGAGCGCTTCACGGTGCTGCGCTCGCCGCACATCGACAAGAAGTCGCGGGAGCAGTTCGAGATCCGCACCCACAAGCGGGTGCTCGATATCGTTGATCCGACGCCGCAGACCGTCGACGCGCTCATGAAGCTGGACCTCGCCGCCGGGGTCGACGTGGAAATCAAGCTGTAA
- the rplC gene encoding 50S ribosomal protein L3: MRTGLIAQKLGMSRVFRDDGTHVPVTVLKVDACQVVAQRTAERDGYWALQLGCGTAKVKNVTKPQRGHFAKAKVEPKRYLAEFRVEQDGLVDVGAELSADHFVAGQRVDVTGTSLGKGFAGGMKRHGFHGLRASHGVSISHRSLGSTGQCQDPGKVFKGKKMAGQMGNKRATVHSLTVAQTDADRGLIFVAGAVPGSDGGYVLIRDAVKRRMPEGLPFPAAIRGANGDAPPPAEATAADGAGVQE; this comes from the coding sequence ATGCGCACCGGACTGATCGCACAAAAACTCGGCATGTCGCGCGTCTTTCGCGACGACGGCACCCATGTGCCCGTGACCGTGCTGAAGGTGGACGCCTGCCAGGTGGTGGCGCAGCGGACGGCCGAGCGCGACGGGTATTGGGCGCTGCAGCTCGGCTGCGGCACGGCCAAGGTCAAGAACGTCACCAAGCCGCAGCGCGGCCACTTCGCCAAGGCGAAAGTCGAGCCGAAGCGTTACTTGGCGGAGTTTCGGGTTGAACAGGACGGGCTGGTCGATGTCGGCGCCGAACTCAGCGCCGATCATTTCGTTGCCGGGCAGCGGGTCGACGTGACCGGCACCTCGCTCGGCAAGGGCTTCGCGGGCGGCATGAAGCGGCATGGCTTCCATGGATTGCGGGCGTCCCACGGCGTCTCCATCAGCCATCGCAGCCTTGGCTCGACCGGCCAGTGTCAGGATCCGGGCAAGGTGTTCAAGGGCAAGAAGATGGCCGGGCAAATGGGTAACAAGCGGGCGACCGTCCACAGTCTCACGGTCGCGCAAACCGATGCCGATCGTGGCTTGATCTTCGTGGCCGGCGCGGTGCCGGGCTCGGACGGCGGCTATGTGCTGATCAGGGACGCCGTCAAGCGGCGGATGCCAGAGGGCCTTCCCTTCCCGGCGGCGATCCGCGGCGCCAATGGAGATGCGCCGCCGCCTGCCGAGGCGACGGCCGCCGACGGCGCGGGCGTGCAGGAATAG
- the rplD gene encoding 50S ribosomal protein L4: MQCDVVNFENETVDTVELDEAVFGVAVRPDILARCVNWQLAKRRAGTHKVKSRNEVALTSAKPFRQKGTGRARQGSRKGPHQRGGGVAFGPKVRDHAHDLPKKVRRLALKTALSAKCAAGDLVVLDTAQMSEPKTRILADYAKSLGWRSVLVIDGDAVDAGFARAARNLVGVDVLPTRGANVYDILRRNTLVLTRAAVDKLVERLK, encoded by the coding sequence ATGCAGTGCGACGTCGTCAATTTTGAGAACGAGACCGTGGATACGGTGGAGCTCGACGAGGCCGTATTCGGCGTCGCCGTGCGCCCTGACATCCTCGCCCGCTGCGTCAACTGGCAGTTGGCGAAGCGGCGCGCCGGCACCCACAAGGTCAAGTCCCGGAACGAGGTCGCGCTGACCTCGGCCAAGCCGTTCCGCCAGAAGGGTACCGGCCGGGCGCGGCAGGGCTCGCGCAAGGGGCCGCATCAACGGGGCGGTGGCGTCGCCTTCGGTCCGAAGGTGCGCGACCACGCCCATGACCTGCCGAAGAAGGTGCGGCGTCTCGCGCTCAAGACGGCGTTGTCGGCCAAGTGCGCGGCCGGCGATCTGGTGGTGCTGGACACGGCGCAGATGAGCGAACCGAAGACCCGGATTCTGGCTGACTATGCCAAGTCGCTCGGCTGGCGGTCGGTCCTGGTGATCGACGGCGATGCGGTGGACGCCGGCTTCGCCCGAGCGGCGCGCAATCTGGTGGGCGTCGACGTGCTGCCGACGCGCGGCGCCAACGTCTACGACATCCTGCGCCGGAACACCCTGGTGCTGACCCGGGCTGCGGTCGACAAGCTGGTGGAGCGGTTGAAATGA
- a CDS encoding 50S ribosomal protein L23, giving the protein MTKRYIRAPISLSTERKYEIIRRPVITEKATVIGEFNQVTFKVALDASKPEIKAAVEDLFKVKVKAVNTLRSKGKTKRFKGRPGRRVDTKKAIVTLVEGDSIDVTTGL; this is encoded by the coding sequence ATGACCAAGCGATATATTCGTGCTCCCATCAGTCTCAGTACGGAACGAAAGTACGAGATCATCCGGCGGCCGGTGATCACCGAAAAAGCGACAGTGATCGGCGAATTCAATCAGGTCACCTTCAAGGTGGCGCTCGACGCCAGCAAGCCGGAGATCAAGGCGGCGGTCGAGGACCTGTTCAAGGTCAAGGTCAAGGCGGTCAACACTTTGCGCAGCAAGGGCAAGACCAAGCGCTTCAAGGGCCGGCCCGGGCGGCGGGTCGACACAAAGAAGGCGATCGTCACCCTTGTCGAGGGCGATTCCATCGACGTGACGACGGGGCTGTAG
- the rplB gene encoding 50S ribosomal protein L2: protein MALKQHKPVTPGRRGLVLVDRSTLWKGKPEKSLTEGLHKHAGRNNLGRITARRRGGGHKRRYRLVDFRRTRFDVPATVERLEYDPIRTAFIALIKYEDGELAYILAPQRLAVGDQVLSARQADIKPGNAMPMQNIPVGTIIHNVEMKLGRGGQIARAAGTYAQLIGKDQGYAQLRLSSGELRMVRAECMATIGAVSNPDQQNVKLGKAGRNRWLGKRPAVRGVAMNPVDHPHGGGEGRTSGGRHPVTPWGKPTKGKRTRNNKKTDALIIRRRHSKKR from the coding sequence ATGGCACTGAAACAGCATAAGCCGGTAACACCGGGCCGCCGCGGACTGGTCCTGGTCGATCGCTCGACGCTCTGGAAGGGCAAGCCGGAGAAGTCGCTGACCGAGGGTCTGCACAAGCACGCCGGCCGCAACAATCTCGGTCGCATCACGGCGCGGCGTCGGGGCGGCGGCCACAAGCGGCGCTATCGACTGGTCGATTTCCGGCGCACCCGGTTCGATGTGCCGGCGACCGTGGAGCGCCTGGAGTACGATCCGATCCGCACTGCGTTCATCGCCCTGATCAAGTACGAGGACGGGGAACTCGCCTACATCCTGGCGCCGCAGCGCCTGGCGGTTGGGGATCAGGTGCTGTCGGCGCGGCAAGCGGACATCAAGCCCGGCAACGCCATGCCGATGCAGAACATTCCGGTCGGGACCATCATCCACAATGTGGAGATGAAGCTCGGCCGCGGCGGCCAGATCGCTCGCGCCGCCGGCACCTACGCCCAGCTCATCGGCAAGGACCAGGGCTACGCCCAGCTCCGCCTCTCGTCGGGCGAGTTGCGGATGGTGCGGGCGGAGTGCATGGCGACCATCGGCGCCGTTTCCAATCCGGATCAGCAGAACGTCAAGCTCGGCAAGGCGGGGCGCAACCGGTGGCTCGGTAAGCGGCCGGCCGTGCGCGGCGTGGCGATGAACCCGGTTGACCATCCGCACGGCGGCGGCGAAGGCCGCACTTCGGGCGGCCGCCATCCGGTCACGCCCTGGGGCAAGCCGACCAAGGGCAAGCGGACCCGCAACAACAAGAAGACGGACGCGCTGATCATTCGCCGCCGTCACAGCAAGAAGAGATAG
- the rpsS gene encoding 30S ribosomal protein S19: MPRSVWKGPFVDGYLLKKAEKVHGSGRKEVIRTWSRRSTILPQFVGLTFGVYNGRKFVPVLVTENMVGHKFGEFSPSRTFHGHAADKKARRA, encoded by the coding sequence GTGCCGCGTTCAGTTTGGAAAGGCCCGTTCGTGGACGGCTATCTGTTGAAGAAGGCCGAGAAGGTGCATGGCTCCGGACGCAAGGAGGTGATCCGTACCTGGTCGCGGCGCTCTACCATCCTGCCGCAGTTCGTCGGTCTGACCTTCGGCGTCTACAACGGCCGCAAGTTCGTGCCGGTGCTGGTGACCGAGAACATGGTCGGTCACAAGTTCGGCGAGTTCTCGCCAAGCCGGACCTTCCACGGCCACGCTGCCGACAAGAAAGCAAGGAGAGCCTGA
- the rplV gene encoding 50S ribosomal protein L22, producing MGKPAAERALGDNEALACARHIRTSPRKLNLVAESIRGLSCGRALAELQFNRRRVAGEVRKVLQSAIANAENNHYLDVDRLFVAEATVGRTMVMKRFRPRARGRVGRIEKPFSNLRVVVRERAEDYD from the coding sequence ATGGGCAAGCCGGCTGCCGAACGGGCGCTGGGGGACAACGAGGCCTTGGCCTGCGCCCGCCATATCCGCACCAGCCCGCGCAAGCTGAACCTGGTGGCGGAGAGCATTCGCGGCTTGAGCTGCGGCCGGGCGCTGGCGGAACTTCAGTTCAACCGTCGGCGCGTCGCCGGCGAGGTGCGGAAGGTCTTGCAGTCGGCCATCGCCAACGCCGAAAACAACCACTACCTCGACGTGGACCGGTTGTTCGTCGCCGAGGCGACGGTGGGCCGGACCATGGTGATGAAGCGCTTTAGGCCGCGAGCCCGCGGCCGGGTCGGGCGCATCGAGAAGCCGTTCAGCAACTTGCGGGTGGTGGTGCGCGAGCGCGCGGAGGATTACGACTGA